One genomic region from Stackebrandtia nassauensis DSM 44728 encodes:
- a CDS encoding (Fe-S)-binding protein: protein MGVVQIVATLIAAVVTIVAITVFARTGMSMVRIIKLGAPDPTRRNKGAVRLKTMLRETVGHTRMLKWTLVGAAHWFVFVAFITLFPVLVEAYLKVINPTWTLPFVGHWSLWLLYTETIGALGIAGIVALFVVRMLNQPRNNPAPERPEGTELSEAHTRTSTSRFERSRQWQGFYIEATIFGIIASHFITRSLKVAAGELDVPAWAAPISNAIGGAMSGLGEAALTPITIVALVEIIISWLFFYILGRNITMGLGWHRITAFFNIYFKRNADGPVSLGAAKPLMVRGEPIDFENADPETDPFGVGQVEQFTWKGLLDFTTCTECGRCQSQCPAWNTDKPLSPKLLITDLREHLYAKAPYLLAGGGKDALGEETGTAEQLKDVPADALAEAEKSLVGDVIDPDVLWSCTTCGACVEQCPVDIEHVDHIVDMRRHQVMIESAFPSEAQTLMRNLENKGNPWGAAPNTREDWTKGLDFEVPRVDSASPDFEYLFWVGCAGAFDDKAVKTTQAVATLLYEAEVKYAILGNGETCTGDPARRSGNEFLFSMLAEQNVETLNEAKVTKIVATCPHCLNTLGNEYGQLGGNYEVIHHTELLSNLIAERRLKPVTKLENGVTYHDPCYLGRHNRVFSPPRELLGEVSATGLTEMPRNSEKSFCCGAGGARMWMEEKIGTRININRSTEAVETGAKTVAVACPFCSTMINDGVNAVGAGDDVEVVDVAQILLRNTRE from the coding sequence GCGCGGCGCACTGGTTCGTCTTCGTCGCCTTCATCACGCTGTTCCCGGTCCTGGTCGAGGCGTACCTCAAGGTCATCAATCCGACGTGGACACTGCCCTTCGTCGGACACTGGTCGCTGTGGCTGCTGTACACCGAGACCATCGGCGCCCTCGGCATCGCGGGCATCGTCGCGCTGTTCGTCGTGCGGATGCTGAACCAGCCCCGGAACAACCCGGCTCCCGAACGGCCCGAGGGCACCGAACTGTCCGAGGCGCACACCCGCACCTCCACCTCCCGGTTCGAGCGGTCCCGGCAGTGGCAGGGCTTCTACATCGAGGCCACGATCTTCGGCATCATCGCCAGCCACTTCATCACCCGGTCGCTGAAGGTCGCCGCCGGTGAACTGGACGTCCCCGCCTGGGCGGCACCGATCTCGAACGCGATCGGCGGCGCGATGTCGGGCCTCGGCGAGGCCGCGCTGACCCCCATCACCATCGTGGCGCTGGTCGAGATCATCATCTCCTGGCTGTTCTTCTACATCCTGGGCCGCAACATCACGATGGGCCTGGGCTGGCACCGGATCACGGCCTTCTTCAACATCTACTTCAAGCGCAACGCCGACGGCCCGGTCTCGCTGGGCGCGGCCAAACCGCTCATGGTGCGCGGCGAACCCATCGACTTCGAGAACGCCGACCCCGAGACCGACCCCTTCGGCGTCGGGCAGGTCGAACAGTTCACCTGGAAGGGCCTGCTCGACTTCACCACCTGCACCGAGTGCGGACGCTGCCAGTCGCAGTGCCCGGCCTGGAACACCGACAAACCGCTGTCGCCCAAGCTGCTCATCACCGACCTGCGCGAGCACCTGTACGCCAAGGCCCCGTACCTGCTGGCCGGAGGCGGCAAGGACGCGCTCGGCGAGGAGACCGGCACCGCCGAACAGCTCAAGGACGTGCCCGCCGACGCGCTGGCCGAGGCCGAGAAGTCGCTGGTCGGCGACGTCATCGACCCCGACGTGCTGTGGTCGTGCACCACGTGTGGCGCCTGCGTGGAGCAGTGCCCGGTCGACATCGAGCACGTCGACCACATCGTCGACATGCGCCGCCACCAGGTGATGATCGAATCGGCGTTCCCGTCCGAGGCGCAGACCCTGATGCGCAACCTCGAGAACAAGGGCAACCCGTGGGGCGCGGCCCCCAACACCCGCGAGGACTGGACCAAGGGCCTGGACTTCGAGGTGCCGCGGGTGGACTCGGCCAGCCCCGACTTCGAGTACCTGTTCTGGGTCGGCTGCGCCGGTGCCTTCGACGACAAGGCCGTCAAGACCACCCAGGCGGTGGCGACACTGCTGTACGAGGCCGAGGTCAAGTACGCCATCCTCGGCAACGGCGAGACCTGCACCGGCGACCCGGCCCGCCGCAGCGGCAACGAGTTCCTGTTCTCGATGCTGGCCGAGCAGAACGTCGAGACCCTCAACGAGGCCAAGGTCACCAAGATCGTCGCCACCTGCCCGCACTGCCTCAACACGCTCGGCAACGAGTACGGCCAACTGGGCGGCAACTACGAGGTCATCCACCACACCGAACTGCTGTCCAACCTGATCGCGGAACGGCGGCTCAAGCCGGTCACCAAGCTGGAGAACGGAGTCACGTACCACGACCCCTGCTACCTGGGCCGCCACAACCGGGTGTTCAGCCCGCCGCGTGAGCTGCTGGGCGAGGTCTCGGCCACCGGCCTGACCGAGATGCCCCGCAACTCCGAGAAGTCCTTCTGCTGCGGTGCCGGTGGGGCCCGCATGTGGATGGAGGAGAAGATCGGTACACGTATTAACATCAATCGAAGTACCGAAGCGGTGGAGACCGGCGCCAAAACCGTAGCGGTCGCCTGTCCATTCTGTTCCACGATGATCAATGACGGTGTGAACGCGGTAGGTGCCGGAGACGACGTGGAAGTCGTCGATGTGGCACAGATCCTACTGCGAAACACTCGCGAGTAA